The following coding sequences are from one Gadus macrocephalus chromosome 3, ASM3116895v1 window:
- the nxnl1 gene encoding nucleoredoxin-like protein 1 isoform X2, with the protein MLKQAFKLFIMVDLFLDRVLVKNNWDQDELNTEREIIGTLENRILMLFFACAGCEKCREFVPILNDFFKRLKDPFYIENPALLALVYIRELQAKFDVINVPTVVVLRPDGSVLSANAVDDICRLGAADCFRNWQEGAELVERSFMLNEEYDDLNLRSATDPVRRLKYKTEDDKRRKKWWDFWGKGKYEEEED; encoded by the exons atgTTGAAACAAGCTTTCAAG CTCTTCATCATGGTGGACTTGTTCCTGGATCGGGTTTTGGTGAAGAACAACTGGGACCAGGATGAGCTTAACACAGAACGGGAAATCATAGGCACCTTGGAGAACAGGATTCTGATGCTTTTCTTTGCCTGTGCTGGATGTGAGAAGTGCAGAGAGTTTGTCCCTATACTCAACGACTTCTTCAAACGTCTCAAGGACCCTTTCTACATAGAAAACCCTGCATTGTTAGCCCTGGTCTACATCAG GGAGCTGCAGGCGAAGTTTGACGTGATCAACGTTCCGACGGTGGTGGTCCTCCGGCCCGACGGATCCGTCCTCTCCGCAAACGCCGTGGACGACATCTGCCGCCTGGGCGCAGCCGACTGCTTCCGGAACTggcaggagggggcggagcttgtGGAGCGGAGCTTCATGCTCAACGAGGAGTACGACGACCTCAACCTGCGCAGCGCCACCGACCCCGTCCGAAGGCTCAAGTACAAGACGGAGGACgacaagaggaggaagaagtggTGGGACTTTTGGGGGAAGGGAAagtatgaagaggaggaggactag
- the nxnl1 gene encoding nucleoredoxin-like protein 1 isoform X1, translated as MLKQAFKLFIMVDLFLDRVLVKNNWDQDELNTEREIIGTLENRILMLFFACAGCEKCREFVPILNDFFKRLKDPFYIENPALLALVYISLDQTEEQQEKFLKELHKKSLFVAFEDSYKKELQAKFDVINVPTVVVLRPDGSVLSANAVDDICRLGAADCFRNWQEGAELVERSFMLNEEYDDLNLRSATDPVRRLKYKTEDDKRRKKWWDFWGKGKYEEEED; from the exons atgTTGAAACAAGCTTTCAAG CTCTTCATCATGGTGGACTTGTTCCTGGATCGGGTTTTGGTGAAGAACAACTGGGACCAGGATGAGCTTAACACAGAACGGGAAATCATAGGCACCTTGGAGAACAGGATTCTGATGCTTTTCTTTGCCTGTGCTGGATGTGAGAAGTGCAGAGAGTTTGTCCCTATACTCAACGACTTCTTCAAACGTCTCAAGGACCCTTTCTACATAGAAAACCCTGCATTGTTAGCCCTGGTCTACATCAG TTTGGATCAGACAGAGGAGCAACAGGAAAAGTTTCTAAAAGAGCTGCACAAAAAGTCTTTGTTCGTGGCATTCGAGGACTCGTACAAAAA GGAGCTGCAGGCGAAGTTTGACGTGATCAACGTTCCGACGGTGGTGGTCCTCCGGCCCGACGGATCCGTCCTCTCCGCAAACGCCGTGGACGACATCTGCCGCCTGGGCGCAGCCGACTGCTTCCGGAACTggcaggagggggcggagcttgtGGAGCGGAGCTTCATGCTCAACGAGGAGTACGACGACCTCAACCTGCGCAGCGCCACCGACCCCGTCCGAAGGCTCAAGTACAAGACGGAGGACgacaagaggaggaagaagtggTGGGACTTTTGGGGGAAGGGAAagtatgaagaggaggaggactag
- the LOC132453525 gene encoding adhesion G protein-coupled receptor L1-like isoform X3 encodes MAMCVWFLGVCVLTLAHVAPSSQAMSRAAMPFGLLRRELACEGYPIELRCPGSDVVMVETANYGRTDDKICDADPFQMENTQCYLPDALKIMAQRCNNRTQCVVVAGVDVFPDPCPGTYKYLEIQYECVPYNSPQRSCSLFSTGAC; translated from the exons atggccatgtgtgtgtggttcctgggggtgtgtgtgctcacccTAGCCCATGTGGCTCCCTCCAGCCAAG CCATGTCCCGGGCGGCCATGCCCTTTGGCTTGCTGCGCAGGGAGCTGGCGTGTGAGGGCTACCCCATCGAGCTGCGCTGCCCCGGGAGCGACGTGGTCATGGTGGAGACGGCCAACTACGGCCGCACGGACGACAAGATCTGCGACGCCGACCCCTTCCAGATGGAGAACACCCAGTGCTACCTCCCCGACGCGCTGAAGATCATGGCTCAGAG GTGTAACAACAGGACTCAGTGTGTAGTGGTAGCGGGGGTGGATGTCTTCCCGGACCCCTGCCCTGGGACCTACAAATACCTGGAGATCCAGTATGAGTGTGTCCCTTACA ATTCACCCCAAAGGAGTTGCTCTCTTTTCTCCACAGGGGCCtgctag
- the LOC132453525 gene encoding adhesion G protein-coupled receptor L1-like isoform X4, with product MAMCVWFLGVCVLTLAHVAPSSQAMSRAAMPFGLLRRELACEGYPIELRCPGSDVVMVETANYGRTDDKICDADPFQMENTQCYLPDALKIMAQRCNNRTQCVVVAGVDVFPDPCPGTYKYLEIQYECVPYRAC from the exons atggccatgtgtgtgtggttcctgggggtgtgtgtgctcacccTAGCCCATGTGGCTCCCTCCAGCCAAG CCATGTCCCGGGCGGCCATGCCCTTTGGCTTGCTGCGCAGGGAGCTGGCGTGTGAGGGCTACCCCATCGAGCTGCGCTGCCCCGGGAGCGACGTGGTCATGGTGGAGACGGCCAACTACGGCCGCACGGACGACAAGATCTGCGACGCCGACCCCTTCCAGATGGAGAACACCCAGTGCTACCTCCCCGACGCGCTGAAGATCATGGCTCAGAG GTGTAACAACAGGACTCAGTGTGTAGTGGTAGCGGGGGTGGATGTCTTCCCGGACCCCTGCCCTGGGACCTACAAATACCTGGAGATCCAGTATGAGTGTGTCCCTTACA GGGCCtgctag
- the LOC132453525 gene encoding adhesion G protein-coupled receptor L1-like isoform X5, producing MAMCVWFLGVCVLTLAHVAPSSQAMSRAAMPFGLLRRELACEGYPIELRCPGSDVVMVETANYGRTDDKICDADPFQMENTQCYLPDALKIMAQRCNNRTQCVVVAGVDVFPDPCPGTYKYLEIQYECVPYRN from the exons atggccatgtgtgtgtggttcctgggggtgtgtgtgctcacccTAGCCCATGTGGCTCCCTCCAGCCAAG CCATGTCCCGGGCGGCCATGCCCTTTGGCTTGCTGCGCAGGGAGCTGGCGTGTGAGGGCTACCCCATCGAGCTGCGCTGCCCCGGGAGCGACGTGGTCATGGTGGAGACGGCCAACTACGGCCGCACGGACGACAAGATCTGCGACGCCGACCCCTTCCAGATGGAGAACACCCAGTGCTACCTCCCCGACGCGCTGAAGATCATGGCTCAGAG GTGTAACAACAGGACTCAGTGTGTAGTGGTAGCGGGGGTGGATGTCTTCCCGGACCCCTGCCCTGGGACCTACAAATACCTGGAGATCCAGTATGAGTGTGTCCCTTACA ggAACTGA
- the LOC132453525 gene encoding adhesion G protein-coupled receptor L1-like isoform X2 has product MAMCVWFLGVCVLTLAHVAPSSQAMSRAAMPFGLLRRELACEGYPIELRCPGSDVVMVETANYGRTDDKICDADPFQMENTQCYLPDALKIMAQRCNNRTQCVVVAGVDVFPDPCPGTYKYLEIQYECVPYRRCLVLMLMLPLFCKCIRFHLFFHFLF; this is encoded by the exons atggccatgtgtgtgtggttcctgggggtgtgtgtgctcacccTAGCCCATGTGGCTCCCTCCAGCCAAG CCATGTCCCGGGCGGCCATGCCCTTTGGCTTGCTGCGCAGGGAGCTGGCGTGTGAGGGCTACCCCATCGAGCTGCGCTGCCCCGGGAGCGACGTGGTCATGGTGGAGACGGCCAACTACGGCCGCACGGACGACAAGATCTGCGACGCCGACCCCTTCCAGATGGAGAACACCCAGTGCTACCTCCCCGACGCGCTGAAGATCATGGCTCAGAG GTGTAACAACAGGACTCAGTGTGTAGTGGTAGCGGGGGTGGATGTCTTCCCGGACCCCTGCCCTGGGACCTACAAATACCTGGAGATCCAGTATGAGTGTGTCCCTTACA GACGTTGTTTGGTTCTCATGCTGATGTTGCCCCTGTTttgtaaatgtattcgttttcatttattttttcattttctattttaa
- the LOC132453525 gene encoding adhesion G protein-coupled receptor L1-like isoform X1 encodes MAMCVWFLGVCVLTLAHVAPSSQAMSRAAMPFGLLRRELACEGYPIELRCPGSDVVMVETANYGRTDDKICDADPFQMENTQCYLPDALKIMAQRCNNRTQCVVVAGVDVFPDPCPGTYKYLEIQYECVPYSEYKHNVLECMDNHFNDQVYIKCMYACT; translated from the exons atggccatgtgtgtgtggttcctgggggtgtgtgtgctcacccTAGCCCATGTGGCTCCCTCCAGCCAAG CCATGTCCCGGGCGGCCATGCCCTTTGGCTTGCTGCGCAGGGAGCTGGCGTGTGAGGGCTACCCCATCGAGCTGCGCTGCCCCGGGAGCGACGTGGTCATGGTGGAGACGGCCAACTACGGCCGCACGGACGACAAGATCTGCGACGCCGACCCCTTCCAGATGGAGAACACCCAGTGCTACCTCCCCGACGCGCTGAAGATCATGGCTCAGAG GTGTAACAACAGGACTCAGTGTGTAGTGGTAGCGGGGGTGGATGTCTTCCCGGACCCCTGCCCTGGGACCTACAAATACCTGGAGATCCAGTATGAGTGTGTCCCTTACAGTGAGTACAAACACAACGTACTAGAATGTATGGACAACCATTTCAATGATCAAGTGTATataaaatgtatgtatgcatgcacataa
- the LOC132453474 gene encoding adhesion G protein-coupled receptor L1-like produces the protein CLVCTHTFPGQVKLVLSLFKNLGSFLTTKNSTLRLGLGLGQGSEVRGRSLAVNSHVISASVHRGVNRVYLSEPVIFTLRHLQENHYGPNCSFWNSSGSLGSGRWSTQGCRLLHSNSTHTTCACNHLSSYAVLMTYQQPASGVGVEELLVSGVSWVGISVALVCLAGCLTTLCCQGAPWHSDHSNIHCNLWANLLITELLFLVGANKTQFTVACSIVAGMLHFSLLSVFCWLCLEAVELYLLQREVFEGQNSRRKYFYLSGYSVPVLVVAVSTAIDFRGYGSSTACWLRTDNYFIWSFLGPVAFIITLNLVVLVMTLHKMHSSAALKPDSNRHDNLRAWAVGSLTLLFLQCVTWSAGLVFLSAPSLLLAYLFSSLNTAQGLLITILHCTLARKGQKDYGRCLRLSQCCGGSSSSSPDSVKGAALRSNNRYSSSQARRATANRQSRIRRMWNDTVRRQTESSFIATDVNNTPTLNRAALGNHFLTNPVLQTHPGASPYDTLLAQGYSQPFTSTVGTFRNKPKGGVSAGQEPCGLDSVCLNGGYTPNTFTLHGLASAPGSRAGVVGSTDLLRGEGGGGGLGVDDVSPGALLSPHSGGVPELGGGGGGGMRRNLSDAAALEKMIISELVQSNLRPAAPMPVPPERYGSLARPLHERAGHAHSATLTRHSQQQQHGHEGWAAAMPTHHARPGPPDGWPSGRPQPGDPELHQGPGLRGQDLHHPVAAVQARLQEGWAHAAHGGPGSADPKEKLKDGDRAQLQCTLGRRGLLQDRQQARPPDIQARPYSTISRTPGTLSRHRAAAAAAAEGAGGAAGERERERDRERDRDRYRDRPLPPPPPPPPQEAEPLYKALEEPLLHQQRDAAIAEWQAGQGKDEMFLLKRDALAEDWRERGPGEGHPSQKTAADGTEEWRSGAERGREDPLLLEQRDGRLEVWRGGGEESDKEETFITQKNEFAMDRWRGGAERETEEPLFLKERDGWRSLVEQDSEEFKPKDGALEVWRGGVDMERDESFLFDGKDASGGSGGGGGGMDGWQRGAERGSFRYHGDREDSSDTYTLPLSPDVDLDPDSSPIYARDSNPSPLYPGERRSPPVGVFPRGSPPANIFASREPSPPSSSSGGGGGGGLYSRHSPQVYSRGSSPPPPPRFYTRTTPPSLSYPDSSPEGPEELSPTGPRPQRPALDLPYSMGRPPLGPRPNHLQTFYQPPPRAADGEPGYLPDAGCDAEDGQMQRVTSL, from the exons TGTTTggtctgcacacacacgttcccaGGCCAGGTGAAGTTGGTGCTGTCGCTCTTCAAGAACCTGGGCTCCTTCCTCACCACCAAGAACTCCACCCTgcggctggggctggggctgggccaggggtcagaggtcagggggcgTAGCCTGGCGGTCAACTCCCACGTGATCTCTGCCTCGGTTCACCGCGGCGTCAACAGAGTGTACCTGTCTGAGCCTGTGATCTTCACCCTGCGACACCTGCAG GAGAACCACTACGGCCCTAACTGCTCCTTCTGGAACTCCTCGGGGTCCTTGGGCAGCGGCAGGTGGTCCACGCAGGGCTGCCGCCTTCTGCACtccaacagcacacacaccacctgcgCCTGCAACCACCTCTCCAGCTACGCCGTGCTCATGACGTACCAGCAGCCTGCG TCCGGGGTGGGGGTAGAGGAGCTGCTGGTGTCCGGGGTCTCGTGGGTGGGCATCTCGGTGGCCCTGGTGTGCCTGGCCGGCTGCCTCACCACGCTGTGCTGTCAGGGGGCGCCCTGGCACAGCGACCACAGCAACATCCACTGCAACCTGTGGGCCAACCTCCTCATCACCGAGCTGCTTTTCCTCGTGGGCGCCAACAAGACGCAGTTCACA GTGGCGTGCTCCATCGTGGCGGGCATGCTGCACTTCTCCCTGCTCTCGGTGTTCTGCTGGCTCtgcctggaggcggtggagctGTACCTGCTGCAGAGGGAGGTGTTTGAGGGCCAGAACTCCAGGAGGAAGTACTTCTACCTGTCGGGGTACTCTGTCCCCGTGCTGGTGGTGGCCGTCTCCACTGCCATAGACTTCAGAGGATACGGCTCCAGCACTGC GTGCTGGCTTCGAACAGACAATTATTTCATATGGAGCTTCCTTGGACCGGTGGCTTTCATAATAACG CTCAACCTGGTTGTCTTGGTGATGACCCTGCACAAGATGCACAGCTCTGCTGCCCTCAAGCCAGACTCCAATCGACACGATAACCTCAG GGCGTGGGCGGTGGGCTcgctcaccctcctcttcctccagtgcGTGACATGGTCTGCAGGCCTGGTCTTCCtctccgctccctccctcctcctggcctACCTCTTCTCCTCGCTCAACACCGCCCAGGGCCTGCTGATCACCATACTGCACTGCACCCTGGCCCGCAag GGCCAGAAGGACTACGGGCGCTGCCTGCGTCTGTCCCAGTGCTGCGGCGGCTCGTCCTCCAGCTCCCCGGACTCTGTGAAGGGGGCGGCGCTGCGCTCCAACAACCGCTACAGCAGCAGCCAGGCCCGCAGAGCCACCGCCAACAGACAG AGCCGCATCCGGAGGATGTGGAACGACACGGTGCGCCGACAGACCGAGTCCTCCTTCATCGCCACGGACGTCaacaacacccccaccctcaacaGAG CTGCCTTGGGGAACCACTTCCTGACTAACCCTGTGCTGCAAACGCACCCTGGAGCGTCCCCCTATGACACTCTGCTAGCCCAGGGCTACAGCCAGCCCTTCACCTCCACAG TAGGAACCTTCAGAAACAAGCCGA AGGGCGGCGTGTCCGCGGGCCAGGAGCCCTGCGGCCTGGACAGCGTGTGTCTCAACGGCGGCTACACCCCCAACACCTTCACCCTGCACGGCCTGGCCTCCGCCCCGGGGTCCCGCGCCGGGGTGGTGGGCAGCACCGACCTCCTGAGGGGCGAGGGGGGCGGCGGAGGGCTGGGGGTGGACGACGTCTCCCCCGGGGcgctcctctccccccactccggGGGCGTCCCGGAgttgggcggcggcggcggcggcgggatgCGGCGGAACCTGTCGGACGCGGCGGCGCTGGAGAAGATGATCATCTCGGAGCTGGTGCAGAGCAACCTGAGGCCGGCCGCGCCCATGCCCGTGCCCCCCGAGCGCTACGGCAGCCTGGCCCGCCCCCTCCACGAGCGGGCCGGCCACGCCCACAGCGCCACGCTCACGCGCcactcccagcagcagcagcacggccaCGAGGGCTGGGCGGCCGCCATGCCCACGCACCACGCCCGGCCGGGCCCCCCCGACGGCTGGCCCTCCGGCCGGCCCCAGCCCGGGGACCCCGAGCTGCACCAGGGCCCCGGGCTGAGGggccaggacctccaccaccccgTGGCCGCCGTGCAGGCGCGCCTGCAGGAGGGCTGGGCCCACGCCGCGCACGGCGGCCCCGGCAGCGCCGATCCCAAGGAGAAGCTGAAGGACGGGGACCGGGCGCAGCTGCAGTGCACCCTGGGCCGCCGCGGGCTGCTGCAGGACAGGCAGCAGGCGCGGCCCCCGGACATCCAGGCCCGGCCCTACTCCACCATCAGCCGCACCCCGGGGACGCTGTCGCGGcaccgcgccgccgccgccgccgccgccgagggggcgggcggggcggcgggggagagggagcgcgAGAGGGACCGCGAGAGGGACCGGGACCGCTACCGGGACAGGCCgctgcccccgccgccgcccccgcccccgcaggAGGCGGAGCCTCTGTACAAGGCGCTGGAGGAGCCCCTGCTGCACCAGCAGCGGGACGCGGCCATCGCCGAGTGGCAGGCGGGCCAGGGGAAGGACGAGATGTTCCTCCTGAAGCGGGACGCCCTGGCGGAGGACTGGAGGGAGCGCGGGCCCGGCGAGGGCCACCCGTCCCAGAAGACGGCCGCGGACGGGACGGAGGAGTGGCGGAGCGGCGcggagcgggggagggaggaCCCCCTGCTGCTGGAGCAGAGGGACGGCCGGCTGGAGGTGTGGCGGGGCGGCGGGGAGGAGTCGGACAAGGAGGAGACCTTCATCACGCAGAAGAACGAGTTCGCCATGGACCGCTGGAGGGGCGGCGCCGAGCGGGAGACGGAGGAGCCCCTGTTCCTGAAGGAGCGGGACGGCTGGAGGAGCCTGGTGGAGCAGGACAGCGAGGAGTTCAAGCCCAAGGACGGGGCGCTGGAGGTGTGGCGGGGCGGCGTGGACATGGAGCGGGACGAGTCCTTCCTGTTTGACGGCAAGGACGCCAGCGGCGgcagcgggggcggcggcggcggcatggACGGGTGGCAGCGCGGCGCCGAGCGGGGGTCCTTCCGCTACCACGGCGACCGGGAGGACTCCTCGGACACCTACACCCTGCCGCTGAGCCCCGACGTGGACCTGGACCCGGACTCCTCGCCCATCTACGCCCGGGACTCCAACCCCTCGCCGCTGTACCCGGGCGAGCGCCGCTCCCCGCCCGTCGGCGTCTTCCCGCGCGGCTCGCCGCCCGCCAACATCTTCGCCTCGCGCGAGCCcagcccgccctcctcctcctccggcggcggcggcggcggcggcctctaCTCCCGCCACTCCCCGCAGGTGTACAGCCGCGGCagctccccgccgccgccgccgcgcttcTACACGCGCACCACCCCGCCCTCCCTGTCCTACCCCGACAGCAGCCCCGAGGGCCCGGAGGAGCTGAGCCCCACGGGGCCGCGGCCGCAGCGGCCCGCCCTGGACCTGCCCTACAGCATGGGCCGCCCGCCGCTGGGGCCGCGACCCAACCACCTGCAGACCTTCTACCAGCCGCCGCCGCGGGCCGCCGACGGGGAGCCGGGCTACCTGCCGGACGCCGGCTGCGACGCGGAGGACGGACAGATGCAGCGGGTGACCAGCCTGTGA